From one Candidatus Rhodoluna planktonica genomic stretch:
- a CDS encoding alpha/beta fold hydrolase, with protein sequence MALNPKSLAQRAAARAIEKSVQVADVATKYWFYPALEPMTSPTLIMIHGYRGNHHGLEAQAGALTGINLVIPDLPGFGQSSPFSKEHTVANYSIWLADFIRALKLEQRPFLLGHSFGSLIVSHHVTNFDDVSALILQNPVSAPALEGPKAFLTAVSKSFFALAEKLSPKLGEWLLKSWPMVRGMSILMTKSRDRSLRTWVHRQHDANFNDFATRDVAIQGYRASISACVGDFAAGISIPTLILAGERDDITSVEQQRQMVALIPHQNWRLRVIEKVGHLSHYETPEIVSDEIKNFVKKIATDSRIG encoded by the coding sequence GTGGCTCTAAACCCCAAATCTCTTGCTCAACGCGCGGCTGCTCGCGCAATTGAAAAATCGGTGCAGGTTGCTGATGTAGCCACCAAGTACTGGTTTTATCCTGCTTTAGAGCCGATGACTTCGCCGACGCTAATCATGATTCACGGCTACCGCGGCAACCATCACGGACTTGAAGCTCAAGCAGGTGCCCTGACTGGAATTAATTTGGTGATTCCTGATCTACCAGGATTTGGCCAATCTAGCCCATTCTCCAAAGAACACACCGTTGCCAACTACTCAATTTGGCTAGCCGATTTTATAAGGGCACTAAAGCTCGAACAGCGCCCATTTCTGCTGGGCCACAGTTTTGGTTCGTTGATCGTCTCTCACCATGTCACGAACTTTGATGATGTCAGTGCCCTAATTCTGCAGAATCCCGTTTCGGCCCCGGCCCTCGAGGGCCCCAAGGCTTTTCTGACCGCAGTATCAAAATCATTTTTTGCCCTAGCTGAAAAACTTTCCCCTAAATTAGGCGAGTGGCTTTTGAAAAGTTGGCCGATGGTACGGGGGATGAGCATCCTCATGACTAAGAGCCGCGATCGCTCACTTCGCACTTGGGTGCACAGGCAGCACGATGCTAATTTCAATGACTTTGCAACTCGCGACGTCGCCATCCAAGGTTACCGAGCATCAATTTCTGCCTGTGTCGGCGATTTTGCTGCCGGGATTTCTATACCGACCCTTATTTTGGCTGGCGAACGCGATGACATCACCTCGGTGGAACAGCAACGTCAGATGGTTGCACTCATTCCGCATCAGAATTGGAGACTTCGGGTGATCGAAAAGGTCGGCCACCTAAGTCATTATGAGACCCCCGAGATAGTTTCGGATGAGATAAAAAACTTCGTCAAAAAAATAGCAACCGATTCGAGAATTGGATGA
- the serB gene encoding phosphoserine phosphatase SerB, with protein MTQLLVVFDVDSTLIRDEVIELLAELAGKRDEVAAVTASAMAGEIDFTESLVKRVSTLAGLPDSVFTEVFERITVTPGAKELIAAIHHAGGKVAAVSGGFSQVLEPLAKLLDLDFGKANHLEVVDGKLTGRVIGSIIDRDAKQRALLEWAEATNTPIDKTVAVGDGANDLGMMSVAGLSIAFTAKPVVREFAQIVVDEPDLTQLIEILQLN; from the coding sequence GTGACCCAGCTGTTAGTGGTCTTTGATGTCGATTCAACCCTGATCAGAGACGAAGTAATTGAATTATTGGCTGAACTTGCCGGTAAACGTGATGAAGTTGCTGCCGTTACTGCAAGCGCGATGGCCGGAGAAATCGATTTCACCGAAAGTTTGGTCAAACGAGTTTCGACTCTCGCTGGGCTTCCGGATTCAGTTTTTACCGAGGTTTTTGAACGCATCACTGTAACGCCGGGGGCAAAAGAGCTAATCGCCGCCATTCATCATGCCGGTGGCAAGGTCGCTGCCGTAAGCGGTGGGTTCAGTCAAGTTCTAGAGCCTCTAGCAAAACTTCTCGATCTTGATTTCGGCAAGGCTAATCACCTTGAGGTGGTCGACGGAAAATTAACCGGCCGGGTAATCGGCTCAATTATCGACCGGGATGCCAAACAGCGAGCACTACTGGAGTGGGCTGAGGCAACGAATACCCCAATCGACAAGACCGTAGCCGTTGGCGACGGCGCCAATGACCTTGGAATGATGTCAGTGGCCGGCTTGAGCATTGCGTTCACGGCAAAACCAGTAGTACGTGAATTCGCCCAAATCGTGGTGGACGAGCCTGATTTGACTCAGCTAATCGAGATTCTGCAACTTAACTAA
- the glgA gene encoding glycogen synthase translates to MRIDLLTKEYPPNIYGGAGVHVAELVRVLRKQIEVRVRCFGDERDETDTFAYRHSSNFDAANGALQTMSTDLNMVADIAGADLVHSHTWYANFAGQTASALHGIPHLITAHSLEPLRPWKEAQLGGGYRLSSWIERSAYEGAAAIIAVSDGMRNDILRAYPQLDPAKISVVHNGIDLETFQTAHNPDLVRANGIDPDQRSVVFVGRITMQKGLPYLLKAARQLPNDVQLVLCAGAPDTPEILAEVTELVAELRKVKNNVIWVEKHLSRTELIAVLSSATVFACPSIYEPLGIVNLEAMACGIPVVATATGGIPEVVAHGETGLLVPIEQVLDGSGKPLNEDKFVADFANALNEMLENPRIDDFGIAGRARVEKHFSWESIAEQTIHVYQKALADFA, encoded by the coding sequence ATGAGAATCGATCTTCTGACCAAAGAGTATCCTCCCAACATTTATGGGGGAGCGGGCGTGCATGTCGCTGAATTAGTGAGGGTGCTGCGCAAACAAATCGAGGTTCGGGTCAGATGTTTCGGAGACGAACGTGATGAAACCGATACATTCGCTTATCGTCACAGCAGCAATTTCGATGCTGCCAACGGTGCGCTGCAGACCATGTCAACCGATCTCAACATGGTTGCTGACATAGCTGGCGCAGACTTGGTGCATTCGCACACCTGGTACGCAAACTTTGCCGGGCAAACTGCCTCAGCCTTGCACGGCATCCCACATCTCATTACCGCGCACAGCTTAGAGCCGCTTCGACCCTGGAAAGAGGCTCAGCTTGGCGGCGGATACCGGCTCTCATCTTGGATTGAGAGATCTGCCTATGAGGGAGCTGCCGCCATAATCGCGGTCTCAGACGGCATGAGAAACGACATCTTGCGGGCCTACCCGCAGTTGGATCCAGCGAAAATTTCTGTGGTGCACAACGGCATAGATTTAGAGACCTTTCAAACGGCACATAATCCCGATTTGGTTCGGGCCAACGGCATCGACCCAGATCAGAGAAGCGTTGTTTTTGTCGGTCGCATAACCATGCAAAAAGGTTTGCCATATTTGCTCAAAGCAGCAAGGCAGTTGCCAAACGACGTTCAGCTAGTGCTGTGCGCGGGAGCGCCCGACACTCCGGAAATTTTGGCTGAGGTAACCGAATTGGTGGCCGAACTACGCAAGGTCAAGAACAACGTCATTTGGGTAGAAAAACATCTTTCCAGAACCGAGCTAATCGCAGTTCTCTCTTCTGCGACTGTTTTTGCCTGCCCATCAATTTACGAACCGCTCGGAATAGTGAACCTTGAGGCAATGGCCTGCGGCATCCCCGTTGTTGCGACAGCGACCGGAGGAATTCCCGAGGTCGTCGCCCATGGTGAAACGGGACTCCTCGTCCCAATCGAACAGGTTTTGGATGGCAGCGGTAAGCCGCTGAACGAGGATAAGTTTGTTGCCGATTTCGCGAATGCCCTGAACGAGATGCTCGAAAATCCCAGGATCGATGATTTTGGCATAGCCGGCAGGGCTAGAGTCGAAAAGCATTTCAGCTGGGAAAGCATTGCTGAACAAACAATTCATGTCTATCAAAAGGCTCTTGCAGATTTCGCCTAG
- a CDS encoding DUF3099 domain-containing protein has product MAKTQSVTSLDISPEEERKSRMIKYTIAMSVRVVCIVLAVMVQGWLMWLLFAGAIFLPYFAVVIANAQGATQTSKAAKAVAPTITISADAFTAASQTKPKDDH; this is encoded by the coding sequence ATGGCTAAAACCCAAAGTGTCACATCGCTGGACATCTCCCCCGAAGAAGAGCGCAAGTCACGCATGATTAAGTACACGATTGCCATGAGCGTTCGTGTGGTTTGTATTGTTTTAGCGGTCATGGTTCAGGGCTGGCTAATGTGGCTGCTTTTTGCCGGAGCAATTTTCTTGCCTTACTTTGCAGTGGTTATCGCAAATGCCCAGGGTGCAACCCAGACCAGCAAAGCAGCAAAGGCTGTAGCTCCAACCATCACTATTTCAGCGGATGCCTTCACCGCGGCTTCGCAGACCAAACCAAAAGATGACCACTGA
- the glgC gene encoding glucose-1-phosphate adenylyltransferase, which yields MSAPRVFGMVLAGGEGKRLMPLTADRAKPAVPFGGSYRLIDFVLSNLINSGLRRIVVLTQYKSHSLDRHISQTWRMSPLLGSYVASVPAQQRLGKRWFAGSADAILQSMNLLSDEMPDIVVVAGADHVYRMDFDQMIQAHIESGRGCTVAAIRQPLSMADQFGVIEVDENDPSKIAAFREKPTNPKGLPDSPNEVLASMGNYVFSAQALIDAIEHDGTLDDSAHDMGGDIVPYMVSRDDAGVYDFTFNDIPGSTERDHSYWRDVGTLDSYYDAHMDLISVMPIFNLYNRDWPIFTQQINLPPAKFVHDGEGNQGRTTDSIVSLGTVISGGIVERSVLSPNVRVHSRALVTDSILLDGVQIGRDCTVRKAILDKSVVVADGASIGVDKQRDLDRGFHVTDTGITVVGKGVLVTP from the coding sequence ATGAGTGCTCCACGCGTATTTGGAATGGTCCTGGCCGGCGGCGAGGGTAAGCGATTGATGCCTCTGACGGCTGATCGAGCAAAGCCCGCTGTGCCGTTTGGTGGCAGTTATCGACTAATTGACTTTGTCTTGTCGAACCTTATTAACTCCGGCCTGAGACGAATAGTGGTTTTGACCCAATACAAATCGCACTCGCTGGATAGGCACATTTCCCAGACTTGGCGTATGTCTCCGCTTCTAGGCTCATACGTCGCCTCGGTTCCTGCGCAGCAGCGTCTGGGTAAACGGTGGTTCGCCGGTAGCGCCGACGCCATTTTGCAGTCGATGAACCTGCTCAGTGATGAAATGCCAGACATCGTGGTAGTCGCCGGCGCGGATCACGTCTACCGCATGGATTTTGATCAAATGATTCAGGCTCACATTGAATCTGGTCGCGGCTGCACTGTTGCAGCTATTCGACAACCGCTATCCATGGCTGACCAATTTGGCGTGATTGAGGTTGATGAAAACGACCCATCCAAGATTGCCGCTTTCCGCGAAAAGCCAACCAACCCCAAGGGTTTGCCTGACTCACCTAACGAAGTTTTGGCATCAATGGGTAACTATGTTTTCTCTGCCCAGGCTCTGATTGACGCCATCGAGCACGATGGAACTCTGGATGACTCCGCTCACGACATGGGAGGCGACATTGTGCCTTACATGGTGTCTAGGGATGACGCTGGGGTTTACGACTTCACCTTCAATGACATCCCTGGTTCAACTGAACGAGACCATTCTTACTGGCGCGATGTGGGTACTCTCGACTCTTACTACGATGCCCACATGGACCTCATCTCGGTGATGCCAATTTTCAATTTGTACAACCGTGATTGGCCAATTTTTACCCAGCAAATAAATCTTCCACCGGCGAAGTTTGTGCACGATGGCGAGGGTAATCAGGGTCGAACCACCGATTCGATTGTTTCTCTGGGAACGGTAATTTCCGGTGGAATCGTTGAGCGAAGTGTGCTTTCGCCGAACGTTCGAGTGCACTCAAGAGCCCTGGTAACCGATTCAATTTTGCTTGATGGTGTCCAAATTGGCCGTGACTGCACCGTTAGAAAGGCTATCCTCGACAAGAGTGTTGTCGTCGCTGATGGCGCTTCTATCGGTGTCGATAAGCAAAGAGACCTAGACCGTGGTTTTCACGTCACCGATACCGGAATTACGGTGGTAGGAAAGGGCGTGCTGGTTACTCCGTGA
- a CDS encoding beta-ketoacyl-ACP reductase, whose amino-acid sequence MSESRTVLVTGGNRGIGLAIAEEFLAAGYKVAVTVRSGSGPAGALSVIADVTKPESLDAAFAEVEEKLGPVEILVANAGITRDTLLMRMTDEEFEEVINTNLSGVFRVLRRATKGMIKARFGRVIFIGSVVGLLGSAGQVNYSAAKAALVGMARSVTRELGSRGITANVVAPGFIDTDMTAALPAEQQDEYKKKIPAGRFAQPAEVAKVVTWLASDDAAYISGAVIPVDGGLGMGH is encoded by the coding sequence ATGTCTGAATCAAGAACTGTTTTGGTTACCGGTGGCAATCGAGGCATTGGTCTTGCCATTGCAGAAGAATTCCTCGCTGCCGGCTACAAGGTTGCTGTTACAGTGCGCAGTGGTTCTGGTCCAGCCGGGGCCCTCAGTGTGATTGCCGATGTCACCAAACCCGAATCATTGGATGCAGCTTTTGCAGAGGTTGAGGAAAAGCTTGGACCGGTTGAAATTTTGGTCGCCAATGCTGGCATCACTCGCGACACGCTTTTGATGCGAATGACAGACGAAGAGTTTGAAGAGGTTATTAACACAAACCTTTCCGGCGTTTTTAGAGTGCTTAGAAGAGCCACCAAAGGCATGATTAAGGCTCGTTTTGGGCGAGTAATTTTTATCGGTAGCGTGGTCGGTTTACTCGGTTCAGCGGGGCAGGTCAACTATTCGGCAGCGAAAGCAGCTCTGGTTGGTATGGCTCGTTCGGTAACTCGCGAACTCGGTTCCAGAGGCATTACCGCGAATGTTGTTGCCCCCGGCTTCATCGATACTGACATGACCGCCGCGCTGCCCGCTGAGCAGCAAGACGAGTACAAAAAGAAGATTCCCGCTGGCCGGTTCGCACAGCCAGCTGAGGTGGCGAAGGTTGTTACTTGGTTGGCCAGTGACGATGCCGCTTACATTTCTGGTGCTGTGATACCAGTTGATGGTGGCCTTGGCATGGGGCACTGA
- a CDS encoding exonuclease domain-containing protein, with protein MNQLSFDFEPTLPAWAERLAVFDLETTGLELREARIVTACALEIDSSGNPTSEVAEWLVNPGIDIPIQAASVHGVTTEIAQAKGQSAASAISEILAKLRFFFEQNIPVVAYNAPFDFTILHFEALRYGLEPLANPMPIIDPLVIDKYKDTYRGGKRRLENAAEFYRVPLKNAHNATADAIAAGRVAQAIARRWSTELPTDPIELHKLQVSWSEANDKSFEDYMRRVKDPSFTVVRGWPLKA; from the coding sequence GTGAATCAACTTTCTTTCGACTTCGAACCGACCCTGCCAGCCTGGGCTGAACGCCTTGCAGTTTTTGACCTCGAAACCACAGGACTGGAGCTTAGGGAAGCCCGAATTGTCACCGCCTGTGCTTTAGAAATTGATTCTTCAGGTAACCCAACCTCTGAGGTCGCCGAGTGGTTGGTGAATCCAGGTATAGACATACCGATTCAAGCGGCTTCAGTTCACGGAGTGACCACAGAAATCGCTCAGGCGAAGGGCCAATCGGCAGCCTCTGCAATTTCCGAGATTTTGGCCAAATTGCGCTTTTTCTTCGAACAAAATATTCCGGTGGTGGCCTACAACGCCCCTTTTGATTTCACAATTTTGCATTTTGAAGCCCTTCGATACGGCCTAGAACCGCTAGCCAATCCAATGCCCATCATCGACCCGCTGGTCATTGATAAATACAAAGACACTTACCGCGGTGGCAAGCGCCGCCTAGAGAACGCAGCAGAGTTTTACCGGGTTCCGCTGAAAAATGCTCACAACGCTACCGCAGATGCCATTGCAGCTGGAAGGGTTGCCCAAGCCATTGCTCGTCGTTGGTCAACCGAACTTCCAACCGACCCCATTGAACTGCACAAGCTCCAAGTTTCCTGGAGTGAGGCAAACGACAAGAGTTTTGAAGACTACATGCGCCGAGTCAAAGACCCTAGTTTCACCGTAGTTAGAGGCTGGCCCCTGAAGGCATAA
- a CDS encoding histidine phosphatase family protein: METVLGLLRHGQTDWNIDFRLQGVTDIPLNETGHAQARTAAAQLRAENWDVLHTSPLTRALVTAEYVAERFGHLVPQVSDLWLERSFGEAEGMTHEEWKQKFNADASFVPGAETLSALNFRAHKTLDSIAKDFSGKRVLAVSHGALIRVLLSIVSAGEIPRAGERLGNACLNILVHRENEGWSLQVYEPKPLDETTALNYELI, translated from the coding sequence ATGGAAACCGTCCTAGGTCTGCTCAGGCACGGTCAAACTGACTGGAATATTGATTTTCGCCTTCAAGGGGTAACCGACATCCCGCTGAACGAGACCGGCCATGCCCAAGCCAGAACTGCAGCGGCGCAACTTCGGGCTGAAAACTGGGACGTGCTGCACACCTCCCCACTGACTCGAGCTCTGGTGACTGCCGAATACGTTGCTGAGCGCTTCGGCCACTTAGTGCCGCAGGTATCCGATCTTTGGCTTGAGCGTTCATTTGGCGAAGCTGAGGGAATGACCCATGAAGAGTGGAAACAAAAATTTAATGCGGATGCATCTTTTGTGCCAGGAGCCGAAACGCTGTCGGCGTTAAATTTCAGGGCGCATAAAACATTGGATTCAATTGCGAAAGACTTTTCAGGAAAGCGCGTGCTCGCTGTGTCGCACGGTGCTCTGATCAGGGTTCTGCTGTCTATCGTTTCAGCCGGAGAAATACCTAGAGCTGGCGAACGTCTTGGAAACGCTTGCTTGAACATCTTGGTGCATCGCGAAAATGAGGGTTGGAGCCTGCAGGTTTACGAACCTAAACCGCTAGATGAGACCACGGCTTTGAACTACGAGTTGATCTGA
- a CDS encoding glycosyltransferase family 4 protein encodes MISGFFFDARYIRWDHHDGISRFSAGLFAALHARVPVTAIIYDLRQLEKLPSGTKYILANDPTKLSEVFIALKLNRAGAKVVFSPMQTMGSWFRKYRLILTLHDLIYYRHPTPPPSFNFAIRLAWRIFHMSYWPQRWFLNRADAVVTVSKTSKRLIEKHRLTRRPVSVIYNAAGALEREYEHPAPKHRPRSQQKLVYMGSFMPYKNVELLVSAMNHLPNHELHLLSKISDFDRDRLTEIFKDGGGSVVFHNGVSEAEYHRQLDGAIALVTASRDEGFGIPLVEAMVRGLPIIVSDIEIFREIGGDAALYFDCDSPEEFTQQVKLLNDAASWRIHSELGLQQAKTFNWDKSAAALVQLVDQINS; translated from the coding sequence ATGATTTCAGGATTCTTTTTTGACGCTCGTTACATACGGTGGGATCACCACGATGGAATATCTCGATTCTCGGCCGGGCTTTTTGCTGCCTTGCATGCGCGCGTGCCAGTAACCGCAATAATTTACGATTTACGGCAACTGGAAAAATTGCCCAGCGGAACCAAGTACATCCTGGCAAATGACCCCACAAAGTTGTCAGAGGTTTTTATCGCGCTAAAGCTAAATAGGGCAGGGGCTAAGGTGGTTTTTTCACCGATGCAGACCATGGGCTCTTGGTTTCGAAAATACCGTCTGATTCTGACCCTGCACGATTTGATTTACTATCGTCACCCGACGCCACCGCCAAGTTTCAATTTCGCCATTCGTCTTGCTTGGCGGATTTTTCACATGAGCTATTGGCCACAGCGCTGGTTCCTCAACCGAGCTGATGCAGTGGTCACCGTTTCGAAAACCAGCAAACGCCTAATTGAGAAACACCGGCTCACGCGCCGTCCGGTGTCGGTGATTTATAACGCGGCCGGAGCACTAGAACGAGAATACGAACACCCTGCGCCTAAACACAGGCCCAGAAGCCAGCAAAAACTGGTTTACATGGGTAGTTTCATGCCGTATAAAAACGTGGAGTTGCTGGTTTCCGCGATGAACCACCTGCCTAACCACGAGTTGCATCTACTGAGCAAAATTTCTGATTTTGACCGCGACCGGCTGACAGAAATTTTCAAAGATGGCGGTGGCTCGGTGGTGTTCCATAATGGAGTCTCAGAAGCTGAATACCATCGTCAACTTGATGGCGCTATTGCCTTGGTCACGGCGTCCAGAGATGAGGGATTTGGAATTCCGCTGGTGGAGGCTATGGTGCGTGGCCTTCCGATCATTGTTTCCGACATTGAAATTTTCCGTGAAATCGGGGGAGATGCAGCACTTTACTTCGATTGCGATTCTCCAGAAGAGTTCACTCAGCAGGTGAAGTTGCTAAACGATGCCGCTAGTTGGCGCATACACAGCGAATTGGGTCTGCAACAGGCCAAAACTTTTAACTGGGATAAATCTGCTGCCGCTTTGGTGCAGTTAGTCGATCAGATCAACTCGTAG
- a CDS encoding ABC transporter ATP-binding protein, which yields MSRVIDLNNVTVVRDQRPILNNVDWQVESDQRWVIVGPNGAGKTTLLRVAAAQIHPTTGTAEILNERLGEINVFELRTRIGFASSAMAAHIPNSETVLNAVMTASYAVTGRWNESYEEIDERRARRVLNEWHLDGFADRPFGTLSDGERKRTQIARAVMPDPELLLLDEPVASLDLAAREQTIDIISAYAQAPAAPAMIMVTHHLEEIPVGFTHALILREGQVYAAGEIASTLTSEKISEAFGMQLRVENQFGRFVARAARF from the coding sequence ATGTCCCGCGTAATCGATCTGAACAACGTAACTGTGGTGCGTGACCAGCGCCCAATTTTGAACAATGTCGACTGGCAGGTCGAATCAGATCAGCGATGGGTAATAGTCGGACCGAACGGTGCCGGGAAAACAACATTATTGCGCGTTGCCGCTGCTCAAATTCACCCGACAACCGGCACTGCAGAAATCTTGAATGAGCGCTTGGGCGAGATCAATGTCTTCGAATTGCGGACGCGAATCGGTTTTGCATCCAGCGCTATGGCAGCGCACATTCCAAACTCAGAGACAGTTTTAAATGCTGTGATGACTGCCAGCTATGCAGTAACCGGACGCTGGAACGAGTCTTACGAGGAAATTGACGAGCGCCGCGCGAGAAGAGTGCTGAACGAATGGCACCTAGACGGTTTTGCCGACCGCCCCTTTGGAACCCTGAGCGATGGTGAACGTAAACGAACACAAATTGCTCGTGCCGTCATGCCAGATCCTGAACTGCTACTGCTCGATGAACCCGTTGCCAGCCTTGATTTGGCAGCAAGAGAGCAAACCATAGACATCATCTCCGCATACGCTCAAGCTCCAGCGGCCCCGGCCATGATTATGGTGACCCATCACCTGGAAGAAATCCCGGTCGGATTCACTCATGCCCTAATTTTGCGAGAAGGTCAGGTTTACGCTGCCGGAGAGATTGCCTCAACACTGACCTCAGAGAAGATTTCCGAAGCATTTGGGATGCAGTTACGCGTCGAAAACCAATTTGGTCGCTTTGTCGCCAGAGCGGCACGTTTCTAA
- a CDS encoding SDR family oxidoreductase produces MTNPLSQGSLTGKNALVTGSSRGIGADTIKYFADAGASVVINYRNKEARALKLVEQIEAEGGKAIAVGADLTDSDSVKSMFETAVATFGPLDILVMNASGGMESGMGEDYAMRLNRDSQVNLLKIAIGYLKPGARVVFVTSHQAHFIRNTPTMPEYLPVALSKRAGEDALREMIPELTESGIEFVVVSGDMIEGTITATLLERSNPGAIEARRSGAGKLYNVGEFAAEVALAAVEPVPADNTRLVGDTSDFS; encoded by the coding sequence ATGACAAACCCACTAAGCCAAGGTTCACTGACCGGTAAAAACGCGCTCGTCACAGGTTCATCTCGTGGCATTGGAGCCGACACCATCAAGTACTTTGCTGATGCAGGTGCGTCAGTTGTCATCAATTACCGAAATAAAGAAGCTCGCGCCCTAAAGTTGGTCGAACAGATTGAAGCCGAAGGCGGTAAGGCAATTGCTGTTGGCGCCGACCTTACCGACAGCGATTCGGTCAAATCCATGTTCGAGACTGCGGTTGCAACTTTTGGGCCGCTAGACATTCTGGTAATGAACGCCTCCGGCGGCATGGAATCAGGCATGGGCGAAGATTACGCGATGCGATTGAATCGCGACTCACAAGTGAATTTGTTGAAAATCGCGATTGGTTACCTGAAGCCAGGCGCTCGGGTGGTTTTTGTAACCAGCCACCAAGCCCATTTCATTCGCAACACCCCGACCATGCCTGAATACCTTCCGGTGGCATTATCAAAGCGGGCCGGCGAAGACGCGCTGCGCGAGATGATTCCTGAGCTAACTGAATCAGGAATTGAATTTGTAGTGGTCTCTGGAGACATGATCGAGGGAACAATCACAGCAACTTTGCTCGAGCGCTCTAACCCAGGCGCCATCGAGGCACGGCGCAGTGGAGCCGGGAAACTTTACAACGTCGGTGAATTTGCAGCTGAGGTTGCTCTGGCGGCGGTTGAACCAGTGCCAGCAGATAACACCCGTTTGGTCGGGGACACCAGCGACTTTAGTTAA
- a CDS encoding type B 50S ribosomal protein L31 produces MKAEIHPKYEPIVFRDLASGVAFLTRSTITSNKTIEWEDGNTYPVFDVEISSESHPFYTGKQRIMDAAGRVERFNARYKGFGA; encoded by the coding sequence ATGAAAGCAGAGATCCACCCAAAGTACGAACCAATCGTTTTTCGCGATTTGGCTTCGGGTGTAGCGTTCTTGACTCGCTCAACCATCACCAGCAACAAGACCATTGAGTGGGAAGACGGCAACACATACCCAGTTTTCGATGTCGAAATTTCTTCTGAGTCTCACCCTTTCTACACCGGTAAGCAGCGCATCATGGATGCTGCCGGCCGTGTTGAGAGATTCAACGCTCGCTACAAGGGTTTCGGCGCATAG